Proteins found in one Brevibacillus brevis genomic segment:
- a CDS encoding NAD-dependent epimerase, with protein MSILVTGAAGFIGFHVARRLLEQGQTVWGVDNCNEYYDPVLKSNRLEILQAYPSFRFVKADIADQSKMDELFREMEPEIVIHLAAQAGVRYSLENPHAYTTSNITGFLHILEGCRRSRVKQLLYASSSSVYGGNTKLPFAEYDPVDEPVSLYAATKKANELMAYTYSHLYGLPATGLRFFTVYGPWGRPDMALYTFTKAILSGEPVRIFNYGNMTRDFTYVDDIVEGMLRLMNRIPQREGDKAPHEVFNIGNHQPIDLLSFLSILEEKLGKKAVRDYLPIQPGDVPATYASVEALYEATGFRPKTPVDVGISRFVDWYVSYYGVAHA; from the coding sequence ATGTCGATTTTGGTGACTGGTGCAGCTGGATTTATCGGTTTTCATGTAGCACGACGGCTTTTGGAACAAGGACAGACGGTCTGGGGGGTAGATAATTGCAATGAGTATTACGACCCGGTCTTGAAGAGCAACCGACTGGAAATCCTCCAAGCGTATCCATCCTTTCGTTTTGTCAAAGCGGATATTGCAGATCAGAGCAAAATGGACGAGTTGTTCCGAGAGATGGAGCCGGAAATTGTCATTCACTTGGCCGCTCAAGCGGGCGTCAGGTACAGTCTGGAAAATCCTCACGCCTATACGACTTCCAATATCACCGGGTTTCTGCACATTTTGGAAGGATGCCGTCGGTCGAGGGTCAAGCAGTTGCTCTACGCATCTTCAAGCTCCGTCTACGGAGGGAACACAAAGCTACCATTTGCGGAGTACGATCCCGTAGATGAGCCGGTCAGCTTGTACGCAGCAACGAAAAAAGCCAATGAACTGATGGCCTATACCTACAGTCATTTATACGGCTTGCCTGCGACGGGACTTCGCTTCTTTACGGTATATGGGCCTTGGGGCCGACCAGATATGGCGCTCTATACGTTTACCAAGGCGATTTTGTCGGGAGAGCCTGTCCGCATTTTCAACTACGGCAACATGACGAGGGACTTTACGTATGTGGACGATATCGTCGAAGGGATGCTGCGACTGATGAATCGAATCCCGCAAAGGGAGGGGGATAAAGCGCCGCATGAGGTGTTCAACATCGGGAATCACCAGCCGATCGATTTACTTTCGTTTCTCTCAATCTTGGAAGAGAAGCTGGGGAAAAAGGCTGTTCGCGACTATTTGCCCATCCAGCCGGGGGATGTTCCTGCTACCTATGCGTCAGTAGAAGCTCTGTATGAGGCGACAGGCTTTCGCCCAAAAACACCAGTCGACGTGGGGATATCTCGATTTGTAGACTGGTACGTCAGCTATTATGGTGTCGCTCATGCGTAA
- a CDS encoding flippase, producing MHALKIAWQRQWSRLNKDRDVHEVIRGSAFTFLFRLLGFVLLYLLQFYIAREYGAESLGIYSLTITLMNIGMVLAVLGTDTAIIRFLSEFRAKGSLYQISEVFNKVVLWATLISIVLGVLLHLFSEQVSAYVFAGELPAEALRVVAWMLPFVSLARLYASAFRALHRVVISITVDIVGMRFLHLAFLFIAIPFFEPSTMLLIQLLAAAVILNAVYGMGQWYATSRGFRSGVQPTAGEPGVRLREIIAVALPMYLSASMELIMTWTDMIMLGIFTDAKTVGVYSVVIRLAMVTGFALISINTILSPKFSELYARNDMDGLKKMIAFANRLIFFTSAPLNLLVALFAVPLLTFFGEEFASESLVLVILCMGQFVNFCTGSVIPLLTMTGHQKTARNILVCSAALNIIGNACLIPLYGIIGAAIATSISLICRDLCASYWASKYFGFRTWYIPFLSEKYSVSLQETRS from the coding sequence ATGCATGCCCTCAAAATAGCTTGGCAACGACAATGGAGCCGTCTCAATAAAGATCGCGACGTTCACGAAGTGATTCGCGGCTCGGCCTTCACGTTTTTGTTTCGGCTCCTTGGCTTCGTACTGCTCTATCTCTTGCAGTTCTACATTGCCAGAGAGTATGGAGCCGAGAGCCTGGGCATCTATTCGCTGACGATCACCCTGATGAACATCGGAATGGTGCTGGCCGTTTTGGGGACGGATACAGCCATCATCCGCTTTCTCTCGGAGTTTCGTGCGAAAGGCTCACTTTATCAGATTTCCGAAGTATTCAACAAAGTAGTGCTGTGGGCTACGCTGATTTCGATTGTGCTTGGGGTACTTTTGCATCTGTTCTCAGAGCAGGTGTCCGCCTACGTGTTTGCAGGGGAGCTGCCAGCAGAGGCACTAAGAGTCGTCGCGTGGATGCTTCCGTTTGTGTCGCTCGCCAGGCTGTATGCATCTGCATTTCGGGCACTGCATCGGGTTGTCATCTCGATCACTGTCGATATCGTCGGTATGCGTTTTCTGCACTTGGCGTTTCTCTTCATCGCCATTCCTTTTTTCGAACCCAGTACGATGCTCTTGATTCAACTGCTCGCAGCTGCTGTTATCTTGAATGCGGTCTATGGGATGGGGCAGTGGTATGCGACGAGCCGAGGATTTCGTAGCGGTGTACAGCCGACTGCGGGAGAGCCCGGTGTTAGGTTGAGGGAAATTATTGCAGTCGCACTCCCGATGTATCTCAGTGCGTCGATGGAATTGATTATGACGTGGACAGATATGATCATGCTGGGGATTTTTACGGACGCCAAAACCGTCGGAGTATACAGTGTGGTCATTCGTCTGGCAATGGTGACGGGCTTTGCGTTGATTTCCATCAATACGATCCTCTCTCCGAAGTTTTCTGAGCTGTACGCACGTAATGATATGGACGGCTTGAAAAAGATGATTGCGTTTGCCAATCGGCTCATTTTCTTCACCTCTGCTCCTCTCAATCTGCTAGTGGCGCTATTCGCCGTTCCGTTGCTCACTTTTTTTGGCGAAGAGTTTGCCAGTGAGAGCCTCGTCCTAGTGATTTTGTGCATGGGGCAGTTTGTCAATTTTTGCACAGGGAGTGTTATCCCCTTATTGACGATGACCGGGCATCAGAAAACGGCCCGCAATATTCTTGTCTGTTCAGCTGCACTAAACATAATCGGAAACGCTTGCCTCATTCCGCTGTATGGAATTATCGGGGCCGCCATTGCTACATCAATCAGCCTGATCTGTCGAGATCTTTGTGCTTCGTATTGGGCATCCAAATATTTTGGATTTCGCACGTGGTATATCCCGTTTTTGTCCGAAAAATATTCCGTCTCGCTCCAGGAGACGAGGTCATGA
- a CDS encoding CDP-alcohol phosphatidyltransferase family protein gives MKDELYPSMFWDSEETRHCRLQVQKPWSREEFWSYYFTRRISIYVSLLLTRKTRISPNAITMGGIVAGLLSAAAFMYGTAASFLLGCFFCQVCYLADCVDGEVARMRNQKSKGGEWLDIGLNYALYLVSFGVVYGIINYHAMLGPWLLYLILLTIFAEILATNGSDLVFSQGKISHETVSMRKRSKWIDAFVFLFLTQTGYQLGVLVTAFLWAISGQMLFLLLWTFYHLFVGLARSMYKLKLNIKYVMPSLKEGGESDEGTAHGSRSRVTNQRAN, from the coding sequence GTGAAGGATGAGCTGTATCCGTCTATGTTTTGGGATAGTGAAGAGACACGCCATTGCCGTCTGCAGGTGCAGAAGCCGTGGAGCAGGGAGGAATTTTGGTCGTACTACTTCACTCGTCGCATCTCCATCTACGTGAGCTTATTGCTGACCCGAAAAACACGCATTTCCCCCAACGCGATTACAATGGGGGGGATTGTTGCCGGGCTCCTAAGCGCTGCAGCATTTATGTATGGAACGGCGGCATCCTTTCTGCTCGGCTGCTTCTTCTGTCAGGTGTGCTACTTGGCGGATTGCGTCGACGGGGAAGTGGCCCGCATGCGCAACCAGAAGAGCAAGGGAGGAGAATGGCTGGACATCGGGCTCAACTATGCACTCTACCTGGTGTCATTCGGTGTGGTATACGGCATCATCAATTATCACGCGATGTTGGGGCCGTGGTTGCTTTATTTGATTCTGCTGACGATTTTTGCAGAGATTTTGGCGACGAATGGCTCCGATCTCGTCTTTAGTCAAGGGAAAATCTCTCACGAAACAGTCTCTATGAGAAAGCGCAGCAAATGGATCGATGCTTTTGTCTTCCTTTTTCTTACCCAAACGGGCTATCAGTTGGGCGTGCTCGTTACCGCGTTCCTGTGGGCAATCAGCGGTCAGATGCTATTTTTGCTCCTATGGACCTTCTACCACCTGTTCGTCGGACTGGCCAGATCGATGTACAAGCTGAAGCTGAACATCAAATACGTCATGCCATCTCTGAAAGAAGGAGGGGAGTCGGATGAAGGCACTGCTCATGGCAGCAGGTCTCGGGTCACGAATCAACGAGCAAATTGA
- a CDS encoding YveK family protein, translating to MNEELNLREILLMLLKRWKLILLITSLCTIGTALVSFYLLTPIYQAKTEILVNRSLDSTVESMLSVAEIDSNLKLIETYRVIIESPRVMERVLEVIGAGATMEDLLLQTKVEPVKDSQVISITVEDPDQGRAVLIANTIAKTFQEEVVKMLSMNNVHILAEARNNPAAIPVSPKPILNSVIAFVLGLATSMVVVFLLVQMDTRLQSEKEVEEFLGLPVLATIAVIDKKTRKAFRQPKVEEVRNEYEKAEA from the coding sequence ATGAATGAGGAGCTTAATCTTCGTGAAATACTCTTGATGTTGTTGAAGCGATGGAAGCTGATCCTTTTGATTACTTCTTTGTGCACCATCGGAACAGCGCTCGTGAGCTTCTATTTGCTGACACCGATTTATCAGGCTAAGACGGAAATATTAGTGAATCGCTCGCTGGATTCAACCGTAGAGAGCATGCTATCTGTCGCAGAAATTGATTCCAATCTGAAATTGATTGAGACCTACCGCGTCATTATTGAAAGTCCACGGGTGATGGAACGCGTGCTCGAAGTGATCGGGGCCGGCGCTACGATGGAGGATCTGCTTCTTCAAACGAAAGTGGAGCCAGTCAAGGACTCGCAGGTCATTTCCATTACGGTAGAAGACCCGGATCAGGGCAGAGCTGTGCTCATCGCCAATACCATCGCGAAGACCTTTCAGGAAGAAGTCGTCAAAATGCTTAGCATGAACAACGTGCATATTTTGGCGGAAGCCCGAAACAATCCGGCGGCCATTCCCGTGAGCCCAAAACCGATCCTCAATTCGGTGATCGCTTTTGTCCTCGGGTTGGCAACATCTATGGTCGTCGTCTTCTTGCTTGTGCAGATGGATACTCGACTTCAATCGGAAAAAGAAGTGGAGGAGTTTTTAGGTTTACCTGTACTGGCAACGATTGCGGTGATTGACAAAAAAACACGGAAGGCATTTCGCCAGCCCAAGGTGGAGGAAGTGAGGAATGAGTATGAGAAGGCAGAAGCCTGA
- a CDS encoding LCP family protein yields MSVSKWKEKIATIKWKRMLAWGGLICLIGLSGYGVYVYLSLKETASKMYLPVRTQKSVEIPVATEPASVRQTPALNSQGATTPLAAEVENSAILPKEPITLLLLGVDERENDKGRSDVILVLSVNPKTKSALLISIPRDTRTAIAHKGTQDKINHAYAFGGVQQAVDTVEQFLQFPIDYVVTANMEGFAGVIDALGGVEVNNKLAFTYADYTFPVGPIQLDGKQALVYARMRYEDPRGDLGRNERQQEIIKALLDKGVTLASPTRLNDVLTTMGKYVKTNMTFDVMKQLALSYSTAVTSVETIRLEGKGQMINGIYYYIVSPQERERLTESLSTFQKQIEPPVQLPKEGSDSMAGQRGKQDE; encoded by the coding sequence ATGAGCGTCAGCAAATGGAAGGAAAAGATCGCCACGATTAAGTGGAAGCGGATGCTTGCATGGGGAGGATTGATTTGTCTCATCGGCTTGAGTGGTTATGGTGTGTACGTCTATCTGTCGTTAAAAGAAACCGCCAGCAAAATGTACCTCCCTGTCCGCACGCAGAAATCTGTGGAGATACCTGTAGCGACTGAACCAGCATCTGTGAGACAAACACCGGCTTTAAATTCCCAAGGTGCAACAACACCACTTGCGGCTGAAGTGGAGAACTCCGCTATCTTGCCCAAAGAACCGATCACCTTGCTGCTTCTAGGCGTTGATGAGAGAGAGAATGACAAGGGACGCTCAGATGTCATCCTCGTACTCTCCGTCAACCCGAAAACGAAATCTGCGCTGCTCATCAGCATACCGCGTGATACGCGAACCGCTATCGCTCACAAAGGTACTCAGGATAAGATCAATCATGCCTATGCATTCGGCGGCGTACAGCAGGCAGTAGACACCGTCGAGCAGTTTCTCCAATTTCCCATTGATTACGTGGTGACCGCAAATATGGAAGGATTCGCAGGTGTGATCGATGCGCTGGGCGGAGTGGAAGTCAACAACAAGCTTGCCTTTACTTATGCCGATTACACCTTTCCGGTAGGTCCCATCCAGTTAGACGGGAAGCAAGCCTTGGTCTACGCTCGCATGCGCTACGAAGATCCGAGAGGCGACCTCGGGCGCAACGAAAGACAGCAGGAAATCATCAAGGCATTGCTGGATAAAGGGGTAACTCTTGCATCGCCTACCCGATTGAATGATGTCCTTACGACGATGGGGAAATACGTGAAAACGAACATGACCTTTGATGTGATGAAACAGCTTGCCCTAAGCTACAGCACGGCAGTTACCTCCGTCGAGACGATTCGTTTGGAAGGAAAGGGTCAAATGATCAATGGAATCTACTACTATATCGTCAGCCCGCAAGAGCGTGAGAGATTGACCGAGAGTCTTTCAACTTTTCAAAAACAAATCGAACCTCCCGTACAACTGCCGAAAGAAGGAAGTGACAGCATGGCGGGGCAAAGGGGGAAGCAGGATGAATGA
- a CDS encoding polysaccharide biosynthesis protein: MSYRKRRFWLSLSDAGIISLAVWLACLVRFDFSFTEISEYQPMYLMIGHVLFVVTGMHFAQLYRPVFRYVSVRELVSIIFATSFSVLALYLVLKMTYLLGWSIRFPTSLFLMTLAFVLLGITGSRFVWKWWNEEREKRTQERRRTLIIGAGNAGVLVAREMKASPLSELRPVAFIDDEPSKQNLRVYGLPVVGNRADIARVVQRLSISDIVIAMPSASRQTIKEIFDICKTTRASVKILPHVADIINGKITMNMIRDVALEDLLGREPVQVNLEEITGYLRQQVVLVTGAGGSIGSELCRQIARFGPRKLLLLGNEENGIFEMSLELSRLFPEQETVSLIADIRDRQRIASIMHEYRPAVVFHAAAHKHVPLMENNPCEALKNNILGTKNVAECALETSVSHFILISTDKAVNPTSVMGATKRIAELLIQGYNHFGLTRFAAVRFGNVLGSRGSVVPVFLNQIRAGGPITITHPDMERFFMTIPEAAQLVIQAGALAQGGEIFILDMGKPVKIVDMALDLIRLAGLEPGKDISVVFTGIRSGEKLYEEILTAEEGLSSTCHNRIFIGKPLDFSWNELLAGIARLEQIADKGATMEDKQSIIEILQGIVPGYQSTSYVKEESTPVPYPVAIG; encoded by the coding sequence ATGAGCTACCGGAAGAGAAGATTCTGGTTAAGCTTATCGGACGCAGGAATTATCAGCTTGGCTGTCTGGTTAGCCTGCCTGGTTCGATTTGATTTTTCTTTCACGGAGATAAGCGAATATCAACCTATGTATTTGATGATTGGCCACGTACTGTTCGTCGTGACAGGCATGCACTTTGCTCAACTCTATCGACCTGTTTTCCGCTATGTCAGTGTTCGCGAGCTGGTCTCGATCATTTTTGCCACGAGCTTTTCCGTTTTGGCGCTCTACCTGGTACTCAAAATGACGTACCTGCTTGGTTGGTCTATCCGATTTCCCACCTCACTCTTTCTGATGACGCTAGCCTTTGTTTTGCTCGGCATCACAGGCTCCCGGTTTGTCTGGAAGTGGTGGAATGAAGAGCGGGAGAAAAGAACGCAGGAGCGCAGGCGCACATTAATTATCGGGGCAGGCAACGCAGGTGTGCTCGTAGCCAGAGAGATGAAAGCCTCGCCTTTGTCGGAGCTGCGTCCAGTGGCCTTTATCGATGATGAGCCCAGCAAACAAAATCTGCGCGTGTATGGCCTGCCCGTTGTAGGGAATCGGGCTGATATCGCCCGTGTCGTGCAACGACTTTCCATTTCAGACATCGTGATTGCCATGCCATCCGCTTCCCGACAGACAATTAAGGAGATTTTCGACATTTGCAAAACGACGAGAGCAAGCGTCAAAATTTTGCCGCACGTAGCCGACATCATTAATGGAAAAATCACGATGAACATGATTCGGGATGTAGCGTTGGAGGATTTATTGGGAAGGGAGCCTGTTCAAGTCAATCTGGAGGAGATTACGGGATACTTGCGACAGCAAGTCGTACTTGTGACAGGAGCAGGCGGCTCTATTGGGTCGGAACTTTGCAGACAGATAGCTAGATTTGGACCAAGGAAACTTCTTCTCTTGGGGAATGAAGAGAACGGGATTTTTGAAATGAGCCTGGAGCTCTCGCGTTTGTTTCCTGAGCAGGAGACAGTCAGCTTGATTGCAGATATTCGTGACAGACAAAGAATTGCTTCGATTATGCATGAATATCGTCCCGCCGTTGTTTTTCATGCGGCAGCCCACAAGCATGTGCCGTTAATGGAGAACAACCCGTGTGAGGCATTAAAGAACAACATTCTGGGTACGAAAAACGTAGCGGAATGCGCACTGGAAACCAGCGTCTCTCATTTCATCCTGATCTCGACGGACAAGGCAGTGAATCCAACGAGTGTGATGGGTGCCACGAAAAGGATCGCCGAGCTTTTGATCCAGGGGTATAACCATTTCGGACTTACCCGGTTTGCGGCTGTTCGTTTTGGAAATGTCCTGGGGAGCAGGGGGAGTGTCGTTCCCGTTTTTCTCAATCAAATCCGGGCAGGTGGACCGATTACTATTACACATCCAGATATGGAGAGATTTTTCATGACCATTCCTGAGGCTGCCCAGCTCGTCATCCAGGCGGGAGCACTCGCTCAGGGAGGGGAGATCTTCATTCTCGATATGGGGAAACCGGTCAAAATTGTCGATATGGCCCTCGACCTGATTCGCTTGGCAGGCTTGGAGCCGGGTAAGGATATTTCGGTTGTATTCACAGGAATTCGTTCGGGTGAGAAGCTGTACGAAGAAATTTTGACGGCGGAAGAAGGCTTGTCGTCTACTTGCCATAATCGCATCTTCATAGGCAAGCCGCTCGATTTTTCCTGGAATGAGCTCTTGGCAGGGATCGCCCGGTTGGAGCAAATTGCAGACAAGGGAGCGACGATGGAGGACAAACAATCCATTATCGAGATTTTGCAAGGGATCGTTCCAGGCTATCAATCCACTTCTTACGTGAAGGAAGAGTCTACGCCAGTCCCTTATCCAGTGGCAATCGGATGA
- a CDS encoding glycoside hydrolase family 55 protein yields the protein MWIDVKTHGAKGDGVTDDTQAIQAALTAALNLQIPLFFPAGTYIIEPNRLEVILGAGKSLVMQGIGPFSVLKRKANSSGADWRWLFSITSSGGDADSFVVSNLKIDSNARANPLPPDPYDYEHSADFYIRGGGPSSYINYVALQQVWCTDGVADHFYFAGETNCYVRTVQITDFYSDNRKRTRSDITVTGGLERLNATNVACDRFEVELNQGYDGATPMFVNLSNISCRQQLDLEGDLSSPMVVQGSNLVSLASFSLTGMTGCISSSVFYTAPDQKNRVNFMKNMTFSNCRWVLHTTAQGSTKTVGTGLTVDYSDVGLVFDGCSFEANDTAASIGGYALSLEPWDVLAERHVTVRSCSFDPRLTQNISLNRCGNVYLINNRYSGSDHAIMLYGTGTYPLVVTVDGGDFSQVTGKMFYHKTSDKITLSMKNLPVPVSLTSGYKSENSSYIPTVSINERVVYVATAPSASVKYGGLKGDTLRLITPVNNQPCEWIATTTNKTACTWLVTKTAKS from the coding sequence ATGTGGATTGATGTAAAAACACACGGAGCAAAGGGGGATGGAGTGACCGACGATACCCAAGCAATCCAGGCTGCATTGACTGCTGCTCTGAACCTGCAAATTCCATTATTTTTTCCTGCTGGCACCTATATCATTGAGCCAAACAGACTGGAGGTCATCCTAGGAGCAGGAAAAAGCCTAGTGATGCAGGGAATCGGTCCGTTTTCCGTGTTAAAAAGGAAAGCCAATTCATCTGGCGCAGATTGGCGCTGGCTTTTCTCGATTACGTCCTCGGGTGGTGATGCTGATTCTTTTGTGGTCTCCAACCTGAAGATTGATTCCAATGCAAGAGCAAATCCGCTGCCACCCGATCCTTACGATTACGAACATAGCGCTGATTTCTACATTCGTGGTGGAGGTCCTAGTAGCTATATCAATTACGTAGCGCTACAACAAGTATGGTGTACGGATGGAGTCGCCGACCATTTTTACTTTGCCGGGGAAACGAACTGCTATGTCCGCACGGTGCAAATTACCGATTTTTATAGCGACAACCGCAAGCGTACACGCTCAGACATTACCGTGACGGGTGGCCTGGAGCGGCTGAATGCAACGAATGTAGCTTGTGATCGTTTTGAAGTCGAGCTCAATCAAGGGTACGACGGAGCCACACCCATGTTCGTAAACCTGAGCAATATCTCTTGCCGTCAACAGCTCGACTTGGAAGGAGATTTGTCCTCCCCGATGGTCGTGCAAGGTAGTAATCTGGTTTCGCTCGCCAGCTTCAGTCTTACTGGCATGACAGGCTGTATCAGCTCCTCGGTTTTTTATACGGCACCTGATCAGAAAAATCGGGTGAACTTTATGAAAAACATGACTTTCAGCAACTGTCGCTGGGTACTGCATACAACCGCGCAAGGAAGTACAAAGACGGTAGGTACTGGTCTAACCGTGGATTATTCGGATGTAGGACTTGTATTTGATGGCTGTAGCTTCGAGGCCAATGATACAGCGGCTTCCATCGGCGGCTACGCCTTGAGCTTGGAGCCATGGGATGTGCTCGCCGAGCGGCATGTTACCGTGAGAAGTTGTTCGTTTGACCCTCGACTGACCCAAAACATTTCATTGAACCGCTGCGGAAACGTCTATCTCATAAACAACCGTTATTCCGGATCTGACCACGCGATCATGCTCTACGGCACTGGAACGTACCCATTGGTAGTCACCGTGGATGGTGGCGACTTCAGCCAGGTTACCGGAAAAATGTTTTATCACAAGACTTCGGATAAAATAACCCTCTCCATGAAAAACCTCCCTGTTCCTGTCTCCCTCACTAGCGGCTACAAATCCGAAAACTCTTCCTATATCCCAACTGTTTCCATCAACGAACGTGTGGTGTATGTCGCAACAGCCCCCAGCGCCTCCGTCAAATACGGTGGTCTCAAAGGCGATACTCTGCGCTTGATCACTCCTGTAAACAATCAACCATGCGAATGGATTGCAACTACGACAAATAAGACTGCCTGCACTTGGCTTGTGACCAAAACAGCCAAAAGCTAA
- a CDS encoding nucleotide sugar dehydrogenase encodes MRKKVGVVGLGYVGLPVAIAFGQVLPVVGFDIDERRIRSLESGMDETGEMSTDELKRANIMYTDDPASLAACDFIIITVPTPVDSAKRPDMRALILASESVGQHLSSGTIVVYESTVYPGATEEICIPVLEQASGKLAGIDFYVGYSPERINPGDRERRLSQIVKVVSGQDRQTCETIAEMYGLIVEAGIHKAPSIQVAEAAKVIENTQRDINIALINELSIIFDRLGISTADVLEAARTKWNFLPFSPGLVGGHCIGVDPYYLTYKAESVGYHPQVILAGRRINDGMGKFVATSLVKQMIWQNIAIQGSRITIMGITFKENVSDIRNSRVIDIVQELKEFGVEVQVTDELACPERTREEYGIQLREWEDLQPAHGIVLAVPHERYLHLGWEELAGLLYQGQGVIADVKSVLNRETCPAEISLWRL; translated from the coding sequence ATGCGTAAAAAAGTGGGAGTCGTAGGTCTTGGATATGTAGGACTGCCTGTCGCGATTGCTTTTGGCCAAGTGCTTCCAGTGGTTGGTTTTGACATAGACGAAAGACGCATACGCAGTCTGGAGAGTGGAATGGACGAAACGGGAGAGATGTCGACAGATGAGCTGAAGCGAGCCAACATCATGTATACAGATGACCCTGCAAGTCTCGCAGCGTGCGATTTTATCATCATAACGGTGCCCACTCCTGTCGATTCTGCGAAACGGCCCGATATGCGGGCACTCATTCTCGCGTCTGAAAGCGTTGGGCAACACCTGAGTTCAGGGACTATCGTCGTCTATGAATCGACAGTATACCCAGGGGCAACAGAAGAGATTTGTATTCCTGTATTGGAACAAGCGTCTGGAAAGCTGGCGGGGATTGATTTTTATGTCGGCTACTCACCTGAACGAATCAATCCGGGGGATCGGGAGCGGAGATTGTCCCAGATCGTCAAGGTCGTTTCTGGGCAAGATCGCCAGACGTGTGAAACGATTGCCGAGATGTATGGGCTGATTGTAGAGGCAGGTATTCACAAAGCGCCCTCGATTCAGGTGGCTGAGGCAGCCAAGGTGATTGAGAACACGCAACGCGACATCAATATCGCCTTGATCAATGAGCTCTCGATTATTTTTGACCGTTTGGGCATCTCAACGGCAGATGTGCTCGAAGCCGCTCGAACAAAATGGAATTTCCTTCCGTTCTCTCCGGGACTCGTCGGTGGTCATTGTATTGGCGTCGATCCGTACTATTTGACATACAAGGCGGAGAGTGTCGGTTATCATCCGCAGGTCATACTCGCTGGACGACGGATCAATGACGGGATGGGCAAGTTCGTCGCGACCTCACTCGTGAAACAAATGATCTGGCAAAATATTGCGATTCAAGGCTCGCGGATCACGATTATGGGCATCACCTTTAAAGAAAACGTGTCGGACATTCGCAATAGTCGGGTCATCGACATTGTCCAGGAACTGAAGGAGTTCGGAGTAGAGGTCCAAGTGACAGATGAATTGGCTTGTCCAGAGCGGACGAGAGAGGAATACGGCATTCAATTGCGAGAGTGGGAAGACCTGCAGCCTGCCCACGGAATCGTATTGGCCGTACCTCATGAGCGATATCTGCACCTGGGATGGGAGGAGCTTGCCGGGCTCTTGTATCAGGGGCAAGGTGTCATCGCAGACGTGAAAAGCGTGCTAAATCGCGAAACATGCCCGGCAGAAATTAGCCTGTGGCGTTTATGA
- a CDS encoding CpsD/CapB family tyrosine-protein kinase, producing the protein MSMRRQKPDDRYQKLIAHWEPLSPLVEGYRTLRLNIQFSMGDKLMQTILVTSPGASEGKTITAANLSLMMAKDHKKTVLLDFDLRNPRVHFTFDMPNLYGISSYFSDMCQIPDIIQPSGVSELSIITAGPIPHNPAEMLGTPRLLELMDYLRHNYDFVIVDSPPLIVSDAMVLAREMDGCVMVVDASKTKRDSAVKAVEQLKAAGANLLGVVLNNKKVGKREGYYGYGYNA; encoded by the coding sequence ATGAGTATGAGAAGGCAGAAGCCTGATGATCGTTATCAAAAGCTGATCGCCCATTGGGAGCCGCTGTCTCCGCTGGTAGAGGGCTACCGTACTCTTCGCTTGAACATTCAGTTTTCCATGGGCGACAAGCTGATGCAAACGATTTTAGTCACCAGTCCAGGGGCTTCTGAGGGAAAAACGATCACCGCTGCCAACCTGTCCTTGATGATGGCAAAGGATCACAAGAAAACGGTGCTGCTTGATTTTGACTTGCGCAATCCCCGGGTGCATTTCACCTTTGATATGCCGAATCTGTACGGGATCAGTTCTTACTTTTCGGATATGTGCCAGATTCCCGATATCATCCAACCGTCTGGGGTATCAGAGTTGTCGATCATTACAGCAGGGCCGATCCCGCATAATCCAGCGGAAATGCTCGGGACGCCACGGCTCTTGGAATTGATGGACTATCTGCGCCACAACTACGATTTTGTGATTGTCGACAGTCCGCCACTAATCGTAAGCGACGCAATGGTGCTGGCGAGGGAAATGGACGGCTGTGTCATGGTTGTGGATGCAAGCAAGACGAAGCGGGATTCTGCTGTCAAGGCGGTAGAGCAGTTAAAAGCAGCAGGCGCCAACTTGCTCGGTGTTGTTCTCAACAACAAAAAGGTAGGAAAGAGAGAAGGGTACTACGGATACGGGTACAACGCATAG